Proteins encoded in a region of the Thunnus maccoyii chromosome 4, fThuMac1.1, whole genome shotgun sequence genome:
- the srpk1a gene encoding SRSF protein kinase 1a isoform X2 produces the protein MERKVLALQARKKRVKAKKTSKKQPANPRTRQQPQLEASPQEPEEPEEILGSDDEEQEDPNDYCKGGYHHVKVGDLYNGKYHVIRKLGWGHFSTVWLAWDIQVKRFVAMKVVKSAEHYTETAVDEIKLLRSVRNSDPNDPNREMVVQMVDDFKISGVNGTHVCMVFEVLGHHLLKWIIKSNYQGLPLPCVKSIIKQVLQGLDYLHTKCQIIHTDIKPENILMSVDEPYVRKLAAEATEWQRAGAPPPSGSAISTAPAPKQTVKMSKNKKKKLKKKQKRQAELLEKCIMDLEEMEKTTETREEEEDEDEDPQSPKGRACAPLRQVSPQELGNEDTNEERNVNADLMRVGRDELSEVNCNGYAEVEQRQSRWRDEDQHNGNAEPTEKCASKEEQHENSPVHPVCNGVDSADLKELDTETEGRGAHSSGVTERRLPAGLEEGELEQSICQEDGEDRPDCQYGTEESLRNGKLTAGSLLVNPLEPLNADQIKVKIADLGNACWVHKHFTEDIQTRQYRSLEVLIGSGYSTPADIWSTACMAFELATGDYLFEPHSGEDYSRDEDHLALMIELLGKIPRHYALSGKYSQEYFTKRGDLKHITKLKPWGLLEVLIDKYEWPREEAECFTDFLLPMLELIPEKRATAAECLRHPWLTL, from the exons ATGGAGAGAAAAG ttttggcACTCCAGGCGAGGAAAAAGAGGGTGAAAGCAAAGAAGACCAGCAAAAa GCAGCCAGCCAATCCCAGAACTCGACAGCAGCCCCAGCTAGAAGCCTCGCCTCAGGAACCCGAGGAACCTGAGGAGATTCTCGGCTCTGATGATGAAGAGCAGGAGGACCCTAACGACTACTGCAAAG GTGGCTACCACCACGTGAAAGTAGGCGACCTTTACAACGGAAAATACCACGTAATCCGGAAACTGGGATGGGGACACTTCTCGACTGTGTGGCTCGCCTGGGACATCCA GGTGAAGAGGTTTGTTGCAATGAAGGTGGTGAAGAGTGCGGAGCACTACACAGAGACAGCAGTGGATGAGATCAAACTCCTCAGATCT GTAAGAAACTCAGACCCCAATGACCCCAACCGGGAAATGGTGGTCCAGATGGTAGATGACTTCAAGATCTCTGGTGTGAATGGAACTC ATGTCTGCATGGTATTTGAGGTGTTGGGACATCACTTATTAAAGTGGATAATAAAATCTAATTACCAAGGATTGCCCCTGCCTTGTGTGAAGAGCATCATAAAACAG GTTCTCCAAGGTCTCGACTACTTGCACACAAAGTGTCAGATCATCCACACAGACATCAAGCCGGAAAATATCCTGATGAGTGTTGACGAGCCTTATGTCCGAAAGCTTGCAGCAGAAGCCACAGAGTGGCAGAGGGCTGGGGCACCTCCTCCCTCCGGTTCAGCAA TAAGCACGGCGCCTGCTCCAAAACAG ACggtaaaaatgtccaaaaacaagaagaagaagttaaaaaagaagcagaagcGTCAGGCAGAGCTGCTGGAAAAGTGCATCATGGACCTAGAGGAGATGGAAAAGACCACAGAGACacgagaggaagaagaggatgaagatgaggaccCACAGTCTCCGAAGGGACGGGCCTGCGCTCCCCTCAGACAGGTGTCTCCTCAGGAGCTGGGAAACGAGGATACGAACGAGG AGAGAAATGTAAATGCAGATCTCATGAGGGTGGGACGAGATGAGCTATCGGAGGTGAACTGTAACGGCTATGCGGAGGTGGAGCAGAGACAGTCCCGTTGGAGGGACGAAGACCAACACAACGGCAACGCAGAGCCCACAGAGAAATGTGCCAGTAAGGAGGAGCAACACGAGAACTCCCCTGTCCACCCCGTCTGCAACGGTGTGGACTCTGCAGATCTCAAGGAGCTGGACACTGAGACTGAAGGCAGGGGAGCTCACAGCAGTGGAGTAACTGAGAGACGCCTTCCTGCTGGGTTGGAGGAGGGAGAGCTGGAGCAAAGCATCTGTCAGGAGGACGGAGAGGACAGACCCGACTGTCAGTATGGAACCGAGGAAAGCCTGAGAAACG GCAAGCTAACAGCAGGATCCCTGCTAGTTAACCCTCTTGAGCCACTCAATGCCGACCAGATCAAGGTCAAGATTGCAGATTTGGGAAATGCTTGCTGGGTG CACAAGCACTTTACAGAAGACATCCAGACACGGCAGTACCGATCCTTAGAGGTACTCATCGGTTCTGGATACAGCACACCAGCTGATATATGGAGCACAGCCTGCATG GCCTTTGAGCTTGCCACAGGGGACTACTTGTTTGAACCACATTCTGGGGAAGATTATTCCAGGGATGAAG ACCACCTTGCTCTCATGATAGAGTTGCTTGGTAAAATCCCTCGCCACTATGCCCTGAGTGGGAAATACTCACAGGAATACTTCACCAAGAGAG GTGACTTGAAACACATCACCAAGCTGAAGCCGTGGGGACTGCTGGAGGTGCTTATCGATAAGTACGAGTGGCCCCGCGAAGAAGCCGAATGCTTCACTGACTTCCTGCTTCCCATGTTGGAGCTGATCCCCGAGAAGAGAGCCACGGCGGCAGAGTGCCTGCGCCACCCCTGGCTCACCCTCTAG
- the srpk1a gene encoding SRSF protein kinase 1a isoform X1: MERKVLALQARKKRVKAKKTSKKQPANPRTRQQPQLEASPQEPEEPEEILGSDDEEQEDPNDYCKGGYHHVKVGDLYNGKYHVIRKLGWGHFSTVWLAWDIQVKRFVAMKVVKSAEHYTETAVDEIKLLRSVRNSDPNDPNREMVVQMVDDFKISGVNGTHVCMVFEVLGHHLLKWIIKSNYQGLPLPCVKSIIKQVLQGLDYLHTKCQIIHTDIKPENILMSVDEPYVRKLAAEATEWQRAGAPPPSGSAISTAPAPKQTVKMSKNKKKKLKKKQKRQAELLEKCIMDLEEMEKTTETREEEEDEDEDPQSPKGRACAPLRQVSPQELGNEDTNEERNVNADLMRVGRDELSEVNCNGYAEVEQRQSRWRDEDQHNGNAEPTEKCASKEEQHENSPVHPVCNGVDSADLKELDTETEGRGAHSSGVTERRLPAGLEEGELEQSICQEDGEDRPDCQYGTEESLRNGKLTAGSLLVNPLEPLNADQIKVKIADLGNACWVHKHFTEDIQTRQYRSLEVLIGSGYSTPADIWSTACMAFELATGDYLFEPHSGEDYSRDEDHIALIIELLGSVPRKLIMTGKYSKDFFTKKGDLKHITKLKPWGLLEVLIDKYEWPREEAECFTDFLLPMLELIPEKRATAAECLRHPWLTL, from the exons ATGGAGAGAAAAG ttttggcACTCCAGGCGAGGAAAAAGAGGGTGAAAGCAAAGAAGACCAGCAAAAa GCAGCCAGCCAATCCCAGAACTCGACAGCAGCCCCAGCTAGAAGCCTCGCCTCAGGAACCCGAGGAACCTGAGGAGATTCTCGGCTCTGATGATGAAGAGCAGGAGGACCCTAACGACTACTGCAAAG GTGGCTACCACCACGTGAAAGTAGGCGACCTTTACAACGGAAAATACCACGTAATCCGGAAACTGGGATGGGGACACTTCTCGACTGTGTGGCTCGCCTGGGACATCCA GGTGAAGAGGTTTGTTGCAATGAAGGTGGTGAAGAGTGCGGAGCACTACACAGAGACAGCAGTGGATGAGATCAAACTCCTCAGATCT GTAAGAAACTCAGACCCCAATGACCCCAACCGGGAAATGGTGGTCCAGATGGTAGATGACTTCAAGATCTCTGGTGTGAATGGAACTC ATGTCTGCATGGTATTTGAGGTGTTGGGACATCACTTATTAAAGTGGATAATAAAATCTAATTACCAAGGATTGCCCCTGCCTTGTGTGAAGAGCATCATAAAACAG GTTCTCCAAGGTCTCGACTACTTGCACACAAAGTGTCAGATCATCCACACAGACATCAAGCCGGAAAATATCCTGATGAGTGTTGACGAGCCTTATGTCCGAAAGCTTGCAGCAGAAGCCACAGAGTGGCAGAGGGCTGGGGCACCTCCTCCCTCCGGTTCAGCAA TAAGCACGGCGCCTGCTCCAAAACAG ACggtaaaaatgtccaaaaacaagaagaagaagttaaaaaagaagcagaagcGTCAGGCAGAGCTGCTGGAAAAGTGCATCATGGACCTAGAGGAGATGGAAAAGACCACAGAGACacgagaggaagaagaggatgaagatgaggaccCACAGTCTCCGAAGGGACGGGCCTGCGCTCCCCTCAGACAGGTGTCTCCTCAGGAGCTGGGAAACGAGGATACGAACGAGG AGAGAAATGTAAATGCAGATCTCATGAGGGTGGGACGAGATGAGCTATCGGAGGTGAACTGTAACGGCTATGCGGAGGTGGAGCAGAGACAGTCCCGTTGGAGGGACGAAGACCAACACAACGGCAACGCAGAGCCCACAGAGAAATGTGCCAGTAAGGAGGAGCAACACGAGAACTCCCCTGTCCACCCCGTCTGCAACGGTGTGGACTCTGCAGATCTCAAGGAGCTGGACACTGAGACTGAAGGCAGGGGAGCTCACAGCAGTGGAGTAACTGAGAGACGCCTTCCTGCTGGGTTGGAGGAGGGAGAGCTGGAGCAAAGCATCTGTCAGGAGGACGGAGAGGACAGACCCGACTGTCAGTATGGAACCGAGGAAAGCCTGAGAAACG GCAAGCTAACAGCAGGATCCCTGCTAGTTAACCCTCTTGAGCCACTCAATGCCGACCAGATCAAGGTCAAGATTGCAGATTTGGGAAATGCTTGCTGGGTG CACAAGCACTTTACAGAAGACATCCAGACACGGCAGTACCGATCCTTAGAGGTACTCATCGGTTCTGGATACAGCACACCAGCTGATATATGGAGCACAGCCTGCATG GCCTTTGAGCTTGCCACAGGGGACTACTTGTTTGAACCACATTCTGGGGAAGATTATTCCAGGGATGAAG ACCATATAGCGCTGATCATTGAGCTGCTGGGGAGTGTCCCACGCAAACTTATAATGACCGGCAAATATTCCAAGGATTTTTTCACCAAGAAAG GTGACTTGAAACACATCACCAAGCTGAAGCCGTGGGGACTGCTGGAGGTGCTTATCGATAAGTACGAGTGGCCCCGCGAAGAAGCCGAATGCTTCACTGACTTCCTGCTTCCCATGTTGGAGCTGATCCCCGAGAAGAGAGCCACGGCGGCAGAGTGCCTGCGCCACCCCTGGCTCACCCTCTAG
- the mapk14a gene encoding mitogen-activated protein kinase 14A isoform X2 has translation MSQKERPKFYRQEVNKTIWEVPEQYQNLSPVGSGAYGSVCSAFDMKTGLKIAVKKLSRPFQSIIHAKRTYRELRLLKHMKHENVIGLLDVFSPATSLKEFTDVYLVTHLMGADLNNIVKCQKLTDDHVQFLIYQILRGLKYIHSADIIHRDLKPSNLAVNEDCELKILDFGLARHTDDEMTGYVATRWYRAPEIMLNWMHYNMTVDIWSVGCIMAELLTGRTLFPGTDHIDQLKLIMLLVGTPGPELLMKISSESARNYIGSLPHMPKRNFADVFIGANPQAVDLLEKMLVLDTDRRITAAEALAHPYFCQYHDPDDEPEADPYDQSFESRELEIEEWKRLTYEELCSFEPPIFDEDDME, from the exons ATGTCGCAGAAAGAAAGACCCAAGTTTTACCGGCAGGAGGTCAACAAGACGATATGGGAAGTCCCAGAACAGTACCAAAACCTGTCTCCGGTCGGCTCTGGTGCCTACGGATCCGTCTG ttctGCATTTGATATGAAGACTGGCTTGAAGATTGCTGTGAAGAAGCTTTCTCGGCCGTTTCAGTCCATCATTCATGCCAAGAGAACATACAGAGAGCTGCGGTTGCTTAAgcacatgaaacatgaaaat GTGATCGGCCTCCTAGATGTCTTTAGTCCTGCTACATCTCTGAAGGAATTCACTGATGT GTatctcgtgactcatttaatgGGGGCTGATCTCAACAACATAGTGAAATGTCAGAAACTCACAGATGACCACGTGCAGTTCCTCATATACCAGATACTCCGAGGGTTAAAG TATATCCACTCAGCAGACATCATTCATAGA GATTTGAAACCCAGTAACCTGGCAGTGAATGAAGACTGTGAGCTGAAG ATTTTGGACTTTGGTTTGGCGCGGCACACCGATGATGAGATGACCGGCTACGTGGCCACTCGCTGGTATCGTGCCCCAGAGATCATGCTGAACTGGATGCATTACAACATGACAG tgGATATTTGGTCAGTGGGGTGTATAATGGCAGAACTTCTCACTGGAAGAACTTTGTTTCCTGGTACTGACC ACATTGATCAGTTGAAGCTAATCATGCTGCTCGTCGGAACACCAGGGCCCGAGCTCTTGATGAAAATATCTTCAGAGTCT GCCAGGAACTACATCGGCTCCTTGCCTCACATGCCCAAGAGAAATTTTGCTGATGTGTTCATTGGTGCCAACCCACAAG CTGTGGACCTTCTGGAGAAAATGCTGGTTCTGGACACAGACAGGAGGATAACAGCAGCCGAAGCTCTGGCCCACCCGTACTTCTGTCAGTACCATGACCCAGATGACGAGCCCGAGGCCGACCCGTACGACCAGAGCTTTGAGAGCCGTGAGCTGGAGATTGAAGAGTGGAAAC GATTAACCTACGAGGAGTTGTGTAGTTTTGAGCCACCTATCTTTGACGAGGATGACATGGAGTAA
- the mapk14a gene encoding mitogen-activated protein kinase 14A isoform X1, which translates to MSQKERPKFYRQEVNKTIWEVPEQYQNLSPVGSGAYGSVCSAFDMKTGLKIAVKKLSRPFQSIIHAKRTYRELRLLKHMKHENVIGLLDVFSPATSLKEFTDVYLVTHLMGADLNNIVKCQKLTDDHVQFLIYQILRGLKYIHSADIIHRDLKPSNLAVNEDCELKILDFGLARHTDDEMTGYVATRWYRAPEIMLNWMHYNMTVDIWSVGCIMAELLTGRTLFPGTDHINQLQQIMRLTGTPPASLISRMPSHEARNYIGSLPHMPKRNFADVFIGANPQAVDLLEKMLVLDTDRRITAAEALAHPYFCQYHDPDDEPEADPYDQSFESRELEIEEWKRLTYEELCSFEPPIFDEDDME; encoded by the exons ATGTCGCAGAAAGAAAGACCCAAGTTTTACCGGCAGGAGGTCAACAAGACGATATGGGAAGTCCCAGAACAGTACCAAAACCTGTCTCCGGTCGGCTCTGGTGCCTACGGATCCGTCTG ttctGCATTTGATATGAAGACTGGCTTGAAGATTGCTGTGAAGAAGCTTTCTCGGCCGTTTCAGTCCATCATTCATGCCAAGAGAACATACAGAGAGCTGCGGTTGCTTAAgcacatgaaacatgaaaat GTGATCGGCCTCCTAGATGTCTTTAGTCCTGCTACATCTCTGAAGGAATTCACTGATGT GTatctcgtgactcatttaatgGGGGCTGATCTCAACAACATAGTGAAATGTCAGAAACTCACAGATGACCACGTGCAGTTCCTCATATACCAGATACTCCGAGGGTTAAAG TATATCCACTCAGCAGACATCATTCATAGA GATTTGAAACCCAGTAACCTGGCAGTGAATGAAGACTGTGAGCTGAAG ATTTTGGACTTTGGTTTGGCGCGGCACACCGATGATGAGATGACCGGCTACGTGGCCACTCGCTGGTATCGTGCCCCAGAGATCATGCTGAACTGGATGCATTACAACATGACAG tgGATATTTGGTCAGTGGGGTGTATAATGGCAGAACTTCTCACTGGAAGAACTTTGTTTCCTGGTACTGACC ATATAAACCAGCTACAGCAGATAATGCGTCTGACAGGAACGCCCCCAGCATCTCTAATAAGCAGGATGCCCAGCCACGAG GCCAGGAACTACATCGGCTCCTTGCCTCACATGCCCAAGAGAAATTTTGCTGATGTGTTCATTGGTGCCAACCCACAAG CTGTGGACCTTCTGGAGAAAATGCTGGTTCTGGACACAGACAGGAGGATAACAGCAGCCGAAGCTCTGGCCCACCCGTACTTCTGTCAGTACCATGACCCAGATGACGAGCCCGAGGCCGACCCGTACGACCAGAGCTTTGAGAGCCGTGAGCTGGAGATTGAAGAGTGGAAAC GATTAACCTACGAGGAGTTGTGTAGTTTTGAGCCACCTATCTTTGACGAGGATGACATGGAGTAA
- the elapor1 gene encoding endosome/lysosome-associated apoptosis and autophagy regulator 1, producing MQRGPVNPSHLILWLLLAQTSADLPMCKESDYHFEYTACDVLGSRWRVAVPNKPETCTGLPDPVKGTRCTFSCSEGEFLNMQSQQCQKCAAGTYSLGTGVAFDEWDNLPIGFVTHGVNTNDGDAHTDCSNSTWTPKGDYVASNTDECTATLSYAVNLKEPGTVSFEYFYPDYSIYFEFYVQNDQCQSTDTESRGMKISESKWSQYRVKLNSGNNVLYWRTTAYVLQGSAVKPVLLRNVAISGVAYTSECFHCKPGTYSANPGSARCAPCPVDSYSNKGATVCHQCDPDKYAEAGSGSCKARPACTNSDYFYTHTPCDSERKTQLMYKWIEPKICSEAVKGAVKLPASGEKQTCPPCNPGFFVTNSSTCEPCAVGSYSNGTACSKCPVGTEPVVGFEYKWWNTMPSNMKSSVFRREFGDTDHSTAWEVAGEYTYTTPGDQDTDYLMLTLNVPGYRLPQSMAKDSERSEQSRITFVFETTCSADCKFFFLAGYNEWNNEVVEQWKGSSRKQSYSYLIQNNSTVSFTWTFQRTEEFSMERKYSADAAKIYSIHITNVIGGVASQCRHCALRSATASSACVPCPQGHYMVSETGVCKSCPPNTFIRAELPVGEAACVQCGPNTKRNKAYTTCLSDCTVDVHTSGGALLHYDFSPLANVTGFHSSPRFTNKGLRYFHRFNVGLCGKEGRVPATCVDNVTENGREVRGYVCQSTVVPSDIRSQSVVSSQPFLIGDQLIGVTTDTTLSGITSPKWLFPAASGLPDVIFYYKSRETTQACKRGRSGTIRLRCNPTVTVKDHITLPSNCSEGTCDGCTFHFLWQSQHACPLCTKNHYREIVSACIQGIQRTTYVWQQPLQCFGGESLPAQKVSACVTLDFWLKFGVSTGAIAAVLLVSISCYFWKKTRKLQYKYSKLMMSSGGKECELPTADSCAIMEGEDAEDDIMDLTKKSFFTKMKSFSRERTSDGFDSVPLKSSSSRQQREEEDSDDA from the exons ATGCAGCGAGGCCCGGTAAACCCGAGCCACCTTATACTGTGGCTGCTTTTAGCACAGACATCTGCGGATCTGCCGATGTGCAAAGAG TCAGATTATCACTTTGAGTACACAGCGTGTGACGTACTCGGGTCTCGATGGAGGGTGGCGGTTCCCAACAAACCTGAAACGTGCACTGGCCTCCCAGATCCAGTCAAAGGCACTCGATGCA CGTTCTCCTGCAGTGAAGGGGAGTTCCTCAACATGCAGTCTCAGCAGTGCCAGAAGTGCGCTGCAGGCACCTACTCTCTGGGCACCGGCGTGGCCTTTGATGAGTGGGACAACCTGCCGATAGGTTTTGTCACCCACGGGGTGAACACTAATGATGGTGACGCCCACACAGACTGCTCCAA CTCCACCTGGACACCAAAGGGTGATTACGTAGCCTCAAATACAGATGAGTGCACTGCTACGCTGTCCTACGCCGTGAACCTGAAGGAGCCTGGAACTGTCTCCTTTGAATATTTCTACCCTGATTACAGCATCTACTTTGAGTTTTAT GTACAGAATGACCAGTGCCAATCTACCGACACTGAAAGCCGAGGGATGAAGATCTCTGAGAGCAAGTGGAGCCAATACAGG GTTAAGTTGAACAGCGGCAACAACGTGCTGTATTGGAGAACTACTGCGTACGTTCTACAGGGCAGCGCTGTCAAACCTGTGCTGTTAAGAAACGTCGCCATCTCAG GGGTGGCCTACACATCAGAGTGTTTCCATTGTAAACCCGGCACCTACAGTGCAAATCCAGGATCTGCCCGCTGTGCCCCCTGCCCTGTTGATTCCTATTCCAACAAGGGTGCCACTGTTTGCCATCAGTGTGATCCAGACAAATATGCAG AGGCTGGTTCAGGGAGCTGCAAAGCGAGACCTGCGTGTACAAACAGTGACTACTTCTACACCCACACTCCATGTGACTCTGAGAGAAAG acCCAGCTCATGTACAAGTGGATCGAGCCCAAGATCTGCAGCGAGGCCGTTAAAGGAGCGGTAAAGCTGCCAGCATCAGGAGAGAAGCAAACTTGTCCGCCATGTAACCCGGGATTCTTTGTCACCAACTCCTCCACTTGTGAACCCTGCGCCGTCGGTTCCTACTCAAATGGAACAG CTTGTTCCAAGTGTCCTGTTGGCACAGAACCGGTGGTGGGTTTTGAGTACAAATGGTGGAACACGATGCCGAGCAACATGAAGAGCTCCGTCTTCCGCCGAGAGTTTGGCGACACCGACCACAGCACGG CTTGGGAGGTGGCTGGAGAGTACACCTACACCACCCCCGGGGATCAGGACACAGACTATCTGATGCTGACGCTCAATGTCCCTGGATACAG GCTGCCTCAGTCGATGGCAAAAGACAGCGAAAGGAGCGAACAGTCTCGCATCACCTTCGTCTTTGAGACCACGTGTTCAGCTGACTGCAAGTTTTTCTTCCTGGCG GGTTATAATGAGTGGAATAACGAGGTGGTGGAGCAGTGGAAaggcagcagcaggaaacagtcgTACTCCTACTTGATTCAGAACAACAGCACCGTCAGCTTCACCTGGACATTTCAACGAACCGAAGAGTTTTCTATG GAGAGGAAATACAGTGCTGATGCTGCAAAAATCTACTCCATCCACATCACCAATGTGATTGGAGGTGTGGCCTCTCAGTGTCGCCACTGCGCCCTGAGGTCAGCCACAGCCAGCTCCGCCTGTGTTCCCTGCCCACAGGGACACTACATGGTCAGCGAGACAGGAGTGTGTAAGAGCTGCCCGCCAAACACCTTCATCAGAGCTGAGCTGCCTGTCGGAGAGGCCGCTTGTGTTCAGTGCGGCCCgaacacaaagagaaacaag GCCTACACGACTTGTCTCAGTGACTGTACGGTGGATGTGCACACCAGCGGAGGAGCTCTGCTGCACTATGACTTCTCTCCTCTGGCCAACGTCACGGGCTTCCACAGCAGCCCCCGCTTCACAAACAAAGGCCTGCGATATTTCCATCGCTTTAACGTGGGTCTGTGTGGGAAAGAG GGTCGAGTGCCGGCTACCTGTGTGGACAATGTCACGGAGAACGggagagaggtcagaggttacGTCTGCCAGTCCACTGTGGTTCCCTCTGACATCAGGAGTCAGAGCGTGGTGTCTTCACAGCCTTTCCTGATTGGTGACCAACTCATTG GTGTAACCACTGACACGACCCTGAGTGGCATCACCTCTCCAAAATGGCTGTTCCCCGCTGCGTCCGGCCTGCCAGACGTCATATTCTATTATAA GTCTAGAGAGACAACTCAGGCTTGTAAACGAGGCAGGTCAGGCACCATCAGACTGAGATGTAATCCCACAGTGACTGTTAAAGACCACATCACACTGCCAAG TAACTGTTCAGAGGGGACATGTGATGGTTGTACTTTCCACTTTCTGTGGCAGAGCCAGCATGCATGTCCACTCTGCACCAAAAACCACTACAGGGAGATTGTCAGTGCTTGCATCCAGGGAATACAG agaaCCACCTACGTGTGGCAGCAGCCGTTGCAGTGTTTCGGAGGAGAGTCTCTACCAGCTCAAAAAGTCAGTGCTTGTGTGACTCTGGATTTCTGGCTCAAGTTTGGTGTTTCTACAGGAGCGATCGCTGCTGTGCTGCTCGTCAGTATCAGCTGCTATTTCTGGAAGAAGACGCGCAA GTTGCAATATAAATACTCCAAGCTGATGATGAGCTCGGGGGGTAAAGAGTGTGAGCTGCCCACTGCGGACAGCTGTGCAATAATGGAGGGAGAAGATGCAGAGGACGACATCATGGACCTCACCAAGAAATCCTTCTTCACCAAAATGAAGTCCTTCTCACGAGAG AGGACATCGGATGGATTTGACTCAGTTCCACTTAAGTCGTCATCTTCACgccagcagagagaggaggaagactcAGATGATGCTTAA
- the c4h1orf194 gene encoding protein C1orf194 homolog, with translation MSSRDPFPSPRFEDGFTLSGFRPQQRKTYDKPTHMAQTEEPWSRLHDAATVSSSRRSVQYYEHRAPHDSLDLKLKAVYDQHKDFLWSKNQVLYQRETVSEDNRRTQRSLEEQEVLENECEKDIRVWVDPQKRSIYCIK, from the exons ATGTCGAGCAGGGATCCTTTCCCCTCCCCGAGGTTTGAAGACGGCTTCACTCTCAGCGGCTTCAGGCCGCAGCAG AGGAAAACCTATGATAAGCCGACCCACATGGCCCAGACTGAGGAGCCCTGGAGTCGCCTGCATGATGCAGCCACTGTGTCCAGCAGCCGGCGGAGTGTTCAGTATTATGAGCATCGG GCTCCACACGACAGCCTGGACTTAAAGCTGAAGGCCGTCTACGATCAACACAAGGACTTCTTGTGGAGCAAGAATCAGGTTTTATACCAGAGGGAGACCGTCTCTGAGGACAACAG GAGGACACAGCGAAGCTTAGAGGAGCAGGAGGTGCTGGAAAATGAATGCGAAAAGGACATCAGGGTTTGGGTCGACCCACAGAAACGCTCAATCTACTGTATTAAGTGA